The Aureibacter tunicatorum genome segment TGTCTAATTTATTGTTCTTGCAATAGAAGTTTTTTAGCTCTGTATTCTCATTCAGGTTAAGACTAGTAAGCGCATTGTTAATACAGTTCAAGGTTACAAGTTTAGGATTCCTTGTTACCACGATATTCTCAAGTTTATTGTTTTTGCAGTTGATTTCTATTAATTCTGGGTTGTCCAATGTTAAACTTGTAAGTTGGTTGTCCCAGATTTTTAATCTATTCAACATTTGATTTTGAGTAACATCCAAGGTAGAGATGGAGTTGTTATTGGCTTTTAATACCTTAAGAGCGGCAAAGTCTTCCAATCCTGTCAAATCTGATATTTCTCTATTCGACACATCCAAACTTGTGATGTCTGATATTGATTGTGTCAGAACTTTTCCATCTACCTTGTAATCATAGCCAAGGTCAATTAGAGCAGTCTCAAAATTAACATCAGGAATAAGCGTATATTCTTGTTCCGGACAAGGCGTGTTCGAATAAAGAACTTCGCTGTCTTCTCTCCATGATTCCCAACCACCGTTAATAGTTTGATTGTTATTTGCGTCTTCTGCTATTGTTTTACTAGAGACTTGAATGCATTGTAGTAAGTTTTCATAGCAGCTTAGCCCGTAGATAAAGTCTTGATTGCTTATATCAAGCATTGTCAAGAAGTTTGAATGACAGTAAAGCTCTTGAAGGAAGATCGCTTGGCTAATGTTTAGCTCTGACAATAGATTATCGCTGCACACTAATCGAGTTAAAGACAAATTATTGCCTAGATTCAAGTCCTTTAATTGATTGGAGTGACAGAAAACTTCCTCTAATAATGAGTTATGCATTAGATTTAATGAATCCAAAACGTTGTTTTGACAATGTAGGATTTCCAAGTTGGCGTTTTGGCTAATATCCAAACGGATGATATTATTATCTTGACAATTCAAGTTGGCTAATGCGATATTGTTTTCCAGATTAAGTTCTTGGATTTGGTTGTTACGCACATTCAATGTTTCAAGCGATAAAAATCCTTCAATACCAGTAAGATCTGAAATGCCTTTATAGGAAAGGTCAATGTTTTCGATAGACAATACTCGATTGGAAACAACTTGTTGGTCAATTACATCATCATATCCTAGATCGATTAAAGCTTGCTCAAAGTTTGGATCAGGAATACTAATGTAAGCAATTTCATCACATGATACAGCCGAATAGAATGTATCCTCATCTTCAATCCAATCAGAACCTCCTTCAATTACAGCTTCGTCATTATTGGCAAGTTGGGCAATGGTATTATTTGCCACATAAATGCAAGCAAGTTGATTTGAATCTGATTGAAGTACCTTTAGTTTATCGTTATTGCTAAGATTTAAACTTGTCAACTGGTTGTTTGAGCAGTATAAATCTGTCAGGTTTGTATTGTTTGAAAGATTTAATGACGTTAGCTCATTATTTTTGCAGTATAGAACATTAAGCGATTCAAAGTCCTCAATACCCGTTAGATCTTTTATGCCTTTATTCGATAGATTGATTGATGAAATTCCTGATATTGAAGAGGAAAGAACTTCTCCATCCAGAACATTATCATAACCTAAATTAATAAGTTCGTTTTCAAAATTATTGTCAGGAATCTGAGTAATCGGAAGATCATCACAAGGAATGATTGAATATAGAACTCCAAGATCTTCAAGCCAAGGATCATCAGCTCCGTTGATAGGTTGATCATTATTGGCTAAATCAGCGACTTCTTGTTTGCCTACTTGAATACAGTTTAAATTATTTCTTTCGCAAGTAAAATTAACAAGATATAAGTTTTGACTGATATTGATTGATGACAAGTTATTTTCACTGCAGTATAGCCATTCTAAATCTGTATTGTTGGTAAGCTCTATGTTTGTTAATAAGTTGTTGTTGCAGTTTATGCCTTCTAACTGATTCGCAGTTGACAGATCAAGTGTTGAGATTTGGTTATCGTTGCACCAAATTGTTTCTAAACTTGTGTTGTTGCTAATATTCAATTGGGTTAACTCATTATTAGAGCAATCCAAAGAGCGAAGTTCTTCAAGTGAATCAATATGAATAAGAGTCAACTGGTTGTTATTACAAAACAGGACTTCTAATGCTGTAAAATATTCAATACCAGATAGGTCAGCAATATTTTTTCCATTAACATTTAGTTCAGTTAATGTATCGATTTTCGCTGTTAAGACAGCACCGTCTATGAAATTATCATAACCTAGATCTATTAATGCTTGCTCGAAATTGCTGTCGGGAATGAGTGTCATTGGAAGTTGATTACATGGAATGGCTGAATAAATTGTTCCTTCATTTTCTACCCAAGCATTCGCTCCTTCGTTGATGATTTCATTGTTATTAGCTAAACGGGCTATTTCTTCATTAGCGACAGTAATGCAGTTAAGGCTATTGAATCTAGTATCTAGACTTTGAAGTTTGTCAAGCTGGCTTAAATCTAGATAGTTAAGGTTGTTGCCATATAAGTTAACATATTCTAATTCTGTATTATGACTTAAATCTATTGAATCAAGCTCATTATAATATACTCTAAGCGACTTTAAGTTGGTATTGAATCTCAGATCAATATTTCTTATGTAATTATGTGAACAGTTAAGCGATTCAAGTGAAGTGAAATCTTCTATACCTTGCAAGCTTACGATTCTACTATTAAATAAGTTAAGTGATGTTAACGATGATATTCTTTGTGTTATAACTTGTCCATCTTTGATATTGTCATATCCTAAACTGATTAACTTGGTTTCGAAGTTTGTGTCAGGAATTTCAGTGTAAGCTTGCTCCTCACACGGCGTTGCTGAATAAACTACGCTTAGGTCCTCATTCCAATTATCAGGGCTAACATCAATCGAAGTGTTTTCCTCATCAGCAATTTCTTGAGTTGCTACCAATACACAATTCAAGTCGTTATTTGAGCAGTTAAATGAATTAAGGTTTGGGTTTTTACTGATATCCAGTTTAGATAAGTTATTTTTATTACATAAAAGTTCTAGCAAGGTTGATGTCTCTGGCAGTTTTAAGCTATCTAAATTATTGTTGTCACATCTAACGTGAGTCAAGTTTGTATTTTTGCTAAGGTCTAGTCCTTTTAATATATTTTGAGAGAAATATAAGTTTCTTAATGATTTGAAATCTTCTATTCCTGTAGCATCCTCAATTCCATGTCTTGAGCTTATGCTTAAATAAGTTTCGTTAGAAATATTTTGAGTAAGCACTTTGCCATCCACAATAGCGTCATGACCTAATTCAATCAAAGCTCTTTCAAAGTTAGGGTCTGGAATTATGGTTTGCTCTAAATTTTCACAAGATTCAATTGTGTAGATGACACCATTATCTTCTGACCAAGGATTGCCATTGTTAATAGAGCGATTATTATTAGCTAAACTTGCGATGTATGCAGAGGCTACTTTTATGCAGTAAAGTAAGTTATTAGTACATGATAATCCACTTAGATTTAAATTCTTGCTAATATCTAATTTTGTTAAATTATTTTCTCCACATATTAAATTAATTAATTTGTCATTTTTTGAAACATCTAACTCTACAAGTGAATTTTTGTGGCAATAAATATATTCGAGTTCTTTATTATTTGTAAAATCTAAGCTAGATAAATTGTTTGATCGGCAATCTATAGTATATAATTTAAGGTTATTATTTACATTTAAAGAATCTAATTGGTTGTTGCCACATCTGAAATGTTTTAGTTCTGACAGGTTTTCTAAATTGATATCTTTTAGTTGGTTTTCAGAGATATAAAGAATACTGATTTTAGAATTACCTGTTAGGTCTAAAGAGGTTATTTGATTACCTGTAGCATCTAAATAGTCGAGTTCTATGTTATTCTCTATATCTAGAGAAGTGATGCTATTATTTTCACATTTAAGAGTAGTTAACGCAATATTTTGCTCTAAATTTAAGTTAGCTAATTGATTGTTTTGACAAGATAGGTAGTTGAGTTTTTTGTTTTCAGATAAATCTAAGGATTTAATATCATTATGAGAGCAATCAAGGGATGATAAATTAATAAAAGATTCTATGCCAGCTAAGGAACTGATTCCTTTATTTTTGATGTCTAAGTTTTGGATTTTTTTTGCTGCTTCATTAACAATGTACCCATCTTTAATAGGATCATGGCCAGCGTCGATTAGAGCTTGTTCAAAGTTCTCATCAGGAATTTCAATAGTTTCTAATGCATCACAAGGTGTTGTTGAGTAGTAAACACCGCCATCTTCTATCCACGGTTCTCCGCCGTTGATTTTATAATTATCATTTGCATAATCTGCAGTGTGCTGGTCAACCACTTGAACGCAATAAAGACTATTCATTGAACAGTTCAAATTTTTAAGCAGTGACTGATTAACTAAGTTTAGTTGGGTTAGTTTATTGTTGTTTATGCCAATAACTTCTAATTCCAGATTGTTCTCAAAATTCAAACTTGAAATATTGTTTTGTGAAGCATAAAATATTCTAAGATATGTATTATGAGTTAAATCTAAACTATCGATATTATTATTGGCACAATTAATATAGCTTAAATTTTCCAGCAAGCTTAAGTCAATATCTGTTAGCTGATTGTTAAAGCAAACAAGCGAGTTAAGCTTTATATTTTTACTAATATTGATGGTCTGGATAGCGTTATTTGAGATGTCTAATGATTGTAGATTCACAAAAGCTTCAATTCCAGTGATATCACTTATTTGTTTGTTTTTGACAAGAAGGGAGCTGATGTTTTGTACAGCCTCATTGATGATAGAGCCGTCTATTTTTGAGTCATACCCATTGTCTATTAATGCTTGCTCAAACTTTTCGTCTATAATGGCAGTCATTTCTAATTGATCAAATGGCGTTGTGGTGTAGTAAACACCTTTGTCTTCAACCCAATCATTACCACCATTGACAGATCTATTAGTATTAGCAGAATAGGCTATAGTTTGATTGGGAACTTGAATGCTGATTATATCATTGTTGATGCAATATAGATTTTGAAGAGAAGTTTGATTGCTTAAATCAAGTTGACTTAATGTGTTATTTTGACATTGCAATGATTTTAGCTTTGTAAGATTATTAAGGTTCAATTCGTTTAATTGATTGTGTCCAATAGCTAAGTAATCGATATTACTCGTTTCACCAAACTCGATATATGTTAGCTTATTATTATATGCATTAAGTGTGGTAAGGTTTTGATTATTGCTTAAGTTTAAACTATCAATATTATTTTCACTACAGTTTATATAAGCCAATTTTTCATTTTGACTTAGATTGAGCTTAGTTAGTTGATTTTGGAAGCAAGTTAAGTTCACTAAGTTGGTGAAACCTTCTATTCCTGTAAGGTCAGAAATATTTTTGTTACGGATATCAAGAGAATAGAGAGATGAAATAGACGCGGTATTTACCTCTCCGTCTAATGTGCTGTCATATCCGAGATCAATTAATGCTTGTTCAAAGTTAGGATCTGGAATCTTTGTGATTTGCGCATGGGAGGCAAATGAAATCGCTAATAGTATAGCAATTGTTAAAATTTTGTTCATTTTTTTGTTTTTTGTAATTGTTTGTTTTTTATAATTGCATAAAAATATAATTATTAGATTAAAAAAATAAATATATGATGTATTTAAAATTTTACTTTATTGAAAAGTAGTAATAAGTATATGTTTAATTTAAAAAAGTATTGACTTTTTGCTTTTAGTGAATATCTGACTGTTGTTTTGAATAATTCAAACAGATCAGGATAAGAGCTGTTGCTAATTACATGATAGTGACGAAAGGAATAAATCTGGGAGTTTTAGTCAAGTGGTCAGCTCATCATATTGTTTGGTTGATCGCTGTTATGGGAATAGTAGCTTTTTTGTACAAACTGGGCATAATTCAGATTTCTTTGCCTTGGTTTCCCGTTTCTGTCGTTGGTACTGCGGTGGCGTTTTATGTTGGCTTTAAAAATAATCAATCATATGATCGCATGTGGGAAGCAAGAAAAGTGTGGGGTGGAATAGTTAATGATAGCAGAACATGGGGAATGGTCGTCGATGGATTTATATCAAATCTCTATACTGATGAATTGGTCTCGAATAGTGAAATTCAATTGATTAAACAAAGGTTGATTTACAGGCATATTGCTTGGCTTTACGCACATAGAAGCCAGTTGCTATTGCCAACGACTTGGGAACATGTAAGTCAAAGAGGCGCAATGGCGAGACATGCAAAAAATAGTCAGAGAAAATATGGAATAGGCTTGTATGGCGATGAAATAACTCAAACTGAATTGCGACATTATTTGACCGATGATGAGCATGACCGGTTGATAAATCAAGCAAACACCGCGGCTCAAATAATAAATGAACAATCCAGGGATTTGAGCAAGTTAAGAGAAAGAGGACTTATTGATGATTTTCGTCATTTGGAAATGACAAGGATATTGAGAAGCTTTTACGAGCTACAAGGAAAAAATGAGAGAATCAAGAAGTTTCCTTTTCCCCGACAGTATGCGAATATGAGTAGATATTTCATAGGCATATTCATTCTGTTATTGCCGCTTAGCATTATGCCCGAATTTATGAAATTGGGAGATTGGGGACTTGAGGTTGCTGTGTTTATCTCGGCATTGATTGCTTGGATTTATGTAATGATGGAGATTATAGGTGATTATTCCGAAAACCCGTTTCAAGGTATGGCAAACGATATCCCTATGATGTCTCTTTGCCGATCCATCGAAATCGATTTGAGACAAATGTTGAACGAATCGGATTTGCCGCCTGAGATAAAACCCAAAGGAGGAATATTAATGTAAAACTATCAAATGGCCTTGAGTTTGAGGTTTTGTTTTTCTTAGTATATTTCGGACTATACAAAATCTTTTAATATGGCGCTTACTTCTTCAAATGAGTTGGATAATACATTTTCAGCTCCTGATTTTAGCTTATTTGACACTATCTCAGGTCAGGTTTTAAGCTTAAATGGCCTTAAAGGTGATCAGGGAACAGTTATCATGTTTATATGCAATCATTGTCCTTTTGTAAAGCATGTAAATGCCGAGTTAGTTAACTTGGCGAATGAGTACATGGGTAAAGGAATTGGATTCATTGCGATTAGCAGCAATGATGTTGCTAATTATCCAATGGATTCTCCTGAGCAAATGAAGCTGATCGCTCAAGAGTATTCATATCCTTTTGCTTATCTCTACGATGAAACACAGGAAACCGCTAAAGCATACCATGCGGCATGCACGCCTGACTTTTATGTTTTTGATCAAGAGTTATTGCTTTATTATCATGGTCAATTGGATGACTCAAGGCCTGGAAATGATTTGCCAGTGACTGGACTGGATATGAGAAAAGCATTGGATGCATTGTTGCAAGGCAATTCTCCTTTGCCTAGTCAAAAGCCAAGCATTGGTTGCAATATTAAATGGAAAGATTGATAGAGGATGGTATAAAGTGGGAGACTTCTGTAGCTTTTAAATGGAGATATAATCTTTTTTAAGTGGCAGTATGTGAATTAAGTTAATCTGAAGCTTTGGGGCTAATTATTCAAAGCTTCTTTTGTTTTTTAAGCTTGGAAAATGTTTAGTTTTGTATTTTTAGTTAGATTATAAATAATGGTTTATGAAAATTGAGCTGGGCAAATTAGATCATCCATTAGTGATTGAGTTGTTGGAAGAACATATTAAAGATATGAGGTCAATATCTCCTCCTGAAAGCAAACATGCTTTGGATCTGGTAGGATTGAGTGCAGATGATATTTCATTTTGGACAATATGGAACGAACATGGAGAAGTAATGGGCTGCGGGGCTCTAAAAGCTTTGGACGATAAGCATGCTGAAATAAAGTCAATGAGGACGTCATTGAAATTCAGGTCTCAGGGAGTTGCGGCTTTCATGTTGGAACATCTTATTTCAGAAGCGAAAATGAAAGGGTTTGAATGCATTCAACTTGAGACAGGTGCGATGGATTTTTTCAAGCCAGCGCATCGTTTGTATGCTAAATATGGATTTGAGCAATGCGGGCCTTTCGCAAATTATAGAGAAGACCCACTAAGTTTGTTCATGTTGTTAAATTTAAACTAATTACTAGTAAAGTGAAAAGTTATTCAGGCTGTGAAATATAAAATTATTGCGTGATGCCAAATTAAGTTCTAAGTACATTCGAATGATTTATAGCTATTCTTAACTTAAGTCAAGATTGTTACTTTCATAATTTTCTTGAGGATTAATCTTGTCATAAAAAATGGCCAAAGCTGCTAGAGTAAAAGGTCCAATTACGATAATGCCAAAACCAAAAGTTATGGTAAGTAAAATAGCTGAAGCCAATCCGAAAACTAATAGAATTATAAATAGGGACATTTTATGACCCTTCATGATTTTAGAGCTTAGGCCTAAAGGTTTGAAACCGCCAATTTTTTTTTCAGCCACAAGGAAATAAGCTTGGGAAATATGCAAATGAAATAAGAATGCAATAATGAAGAAGATTAAAATGACAGCTAGCGGAGCCCCATTGAAAAGCAAATGGTAAAGTTCTTCGGGTTCTATATTTTCCAAGCTAGCTAAATCTGTGTAAGGCATTAAAGATATGATTAAGAACCCTCCAAAGATTAAACTTCCCAAAAATACAATAAGTATTATCGCCAGATAAGTCCACATGCTGGGAAGGAAGAGATCAAATCCTTTGAAAAGGAGACTGATGCTGGGGTTTTGATTTCGAATTAGGGCAAGATTGAAAATGCAAAGCCCAACAGCTAAAGGCCCGCTAAGAGCTAACGAAGCAATATTTCCTATCACTGGTATCGCTTGCATTCCTAAGGTAATAATAAGGTATACTAGAAATGCCGCAATGGCTATCCCCCATTTTCCGTCTAATGATTTTTTGGTCTCTTTGAAAATTTCCGATACGCTCATGATAACCTTATTTAAGAAATAATTATTCAATTTGAATGATTAAAGATTATCAAATTCTTTGCCTTGAATGTAATAAGAAAAGAAAAAAGGCCTACTAAAAAATAGAAGGCCTCTGTGATATTATGATGTTTTAGCTTTAAGCAATTACTTCAGCAAATTCATTTTTTGGGTTGATCTTATCATAAAATATGGCAAGAGCAGATAGCGAAAATGGAGCGACAAGCAATAATCCTAGACCGAAAGTAATTATCGTTAGTATGGTTCCTGCAATTCCCATAATAAGAAATAGTCCGAACAGTTTTAACTTGTAGCCATTCATGATTCTAGAGCTCTCTTTAAGTGCTTGAAAGCCACTAAGATTTTCTTCAGCTACTAAATAATACGCTTGAGAAACATGAAGTTGAAATATAGTAGCTAAAATAAAAGTAACTAGCAATGAACCAGAAAATGCTCCAGAAGTCATAAGATTAAGTATAGCATCAGGCTGCGCAGAGTCTAAATTTGAGAACAAGCTAAATACCGAGCTTGCTCCAGTAATAAACAAAACGGTTCCCATTATAGCTAGAAATACAATAGCTATGGCAAATATTGCTAAATATGTCAAAAGACTTTCTTTGAACTTATTAAAGCCCTCAAACAAAAGTTCAAGCTTGAGTTCGTCATTTCTAACAAGCGCCAAATAGAAAACGCAAAGTCCTACGGAAAGAGGTCCGCTTAGAATAA includes the following:
- a CDS encoding T9SS type A sorting domain-containing protein, whose product is MNKILTIAILLAISFASHAQITKIPDPNFEQALIDLGYDSTLDGEVNTASISSLYSLDIRNKNISDLTGIEGFTNLVNLTCFQNQLTKLNLSQNEKLAYINCSENNIDSLNLSNNQNLTTLNAYNNKLTYIEFGETSNIDYLAIGHNQLNELNLNNLTKLKSLQCQNNTLSQLDLSNQTSLQNLYCINNDIISIQVPNQTIAYSANTNRSVNGGNDWVEDKGVYYTTTPFDQLEMTAIIDEKFEQALIDNGYDSKIDGSIINEAVQNISSLLVKNKQISDITGIEAFVNLQSLDISNNAIQTINISKNIKLNSLVCFNNQLTDIDLSLLENLSYINCANNNIDSLDLTHNTYLRIFYASQNNISSLNFENNLELEVIGINNNKLTQLNLVNQSLLKNLNCSMNSLYCVQVVDQHTADYANDNYKINGGEPWIEDGGVYYSTTPCDALETIEIPDENFEQALIDAGHDPIKDGYIVNEAAKKIQNLDIKNKGISSLAGIESFINLSSLDCSHNDIKSLDLSENKKLNYLSCQNNQLANLNLEQNIALTTLKCENNSITSLDIENNIELDYLDATGNQITSLDLTGNSKISILYISENQLKDINLENLSELKHFRCGNNQLDSLNVNNNLKLYTIDCRSNNLSSLDFTNNKELEYIYCHKNSLVELDVSKNDKLINLICGENNLTKLDISKNLNLSGLSCTNNLLYCIKVASAYIASLANNNRSINNGNPWSEDNGVIYTIESCENLEQTIIPDPNFERALIELGHDAIVDGKVLTQNISNETYLSISSRHGIEDATGIEDFKSLRNLYFSQNILKGLDLSKNTNLTHVRCDNNNLDSLKLPETSTLLELLCNKNNLSKLDISKNPNLNSFNCSNNDLNCVLVATQEIADEENTSIDVSPDNWNEDLSVVYSATPCEEQAYTEIPDTNFETKLISLGYDNIKDGQVITQRISSLTSLNLFNSRIVSLQGIEDFTSLESLNCSHNYIRNIDLRFNTNLKSLRVYYNELDSIDLSHNTELEYVNLYGNNLNYLDLSQLDKLQSLDTRFNSLNCITVANEEIARLANNNEIINEGANAWVENEGTIYSAIPCNQLPMTLIPDSNFEQALIDLGYDNFIDGAVLTAKIDTLTELNVNGKNIADLSGIEYFTALEVLFCNNNQLTLIHIDSLEELRSLDCSNNELTQLNISNNTSLETIWCNDNQISTLDLSTANQLEGINCNNNLLTNIELTNNTDLEWLYCSENNLSSINISQNLYLVNFTCERNNLNCIQVGKQEVADLANNDQPINGADDPWLEDLGVLYSIIPCDDLPITQIPDNNFENELINLGYDNVLDGEVLSSSISGISSINLSNKGIKDLTGIEDFESLNVLYCKNNELTSLNLSNNTNLTDLYCSNNQLTSLNLSNNDKLKVLQSDSNQLACIYVANNTIAQLANNDEAVIEGGSDWIEDEDTFYSAVSCDEIAYISIPDPNFEQALIDLGYDDVIDQQVVSNRVLSIENIDLSYKGISDLTGIEGFLSLETLNVRNNQIQELNLENNIALANLNCQDNNIIRLDISQNANLEILHCQNNVLDSLNLMHNSLLEEVFCHSNQLKDLNLGNNLSLTRLVCSDNLLSELNISQAIFLQELYCHSNFLTMLDISNQDFIYGLSCYENLLQCIQVSSKTIAEDANNNQTINGGWESWREDSEVLYSNTPCPEQEYTLIPDVNFETALIDLGYDYKVDGKVLTQSISDITSLDVSNREISDLTGLEDFAALKVLKANNNSISTLDVTQNQMLNRLKIWDNQLTSLTLDNPELIEINCKNNKLENIVVTRNPKLVTLNCINNALTSLNLNENTELKNFYCKNNKLDSLDLSNNTALRNFNGAQNNFACIQVNDQNTADLANQNLPINGGNKAWIEDADVIYSISSCNPIESISSNKLKSEQFISGVESDEQTVNIYPNPAEDFLKFEGVEIREIIISELTGIIVLRQSIEENTVNISHIPSGLYLIHITDKKGISRSQKIIIQ
- a CDS encoding bestrophin family protein yields the protein MIVTKGINLGVLVKWSAHHIVWLIAVMGIVAFLYKLGIIQISLPWFPVSVVGTAVAFYVGFKNNQSYDRMWEARKVWGGIVNDSRTWGMVVDGFISNLYTDELVSNSEIQLIKQRLIYRHIAWLYAHRSQLLLPTTWEHVSQRGAMARHAKNSQRKYGIGLYGDEITQTELRHYLTDDEHDRLINQANTAAQIINEQSRDLSKLRERGLIDDFRHLEMTRILRSFYELQGKNERIKKFPFPRQYANMSRYFIGIFILLLPLSIMPEFMKLGDWGLEVAVFISALIAWIYVMMEIIGDYSENPFQGMANDIPMMSLCRSIEIDLRQMLNESDLPPEIKPKGGILM
- a CDS encoding thioredoxin family protein; translation: MALTSSNELDNTFSAPDFSLFDTISGQVLSLNGLKGDQGTVIMFICNHCPFVKHVNAELVNLANEYMGKGIGFIAISSNDVANYPMDSPEQMKLIAQEYSYPFAYLYDETQETAKAYHAACTPDFYVFDQELLLYYHGQLDDSRPGNDLPVTGLDMRKALDALLQGNSPLPSQKPSIGCNIKWKD
- a CDS encoding GNAT family N-acetyltransferase, which codes for MKIELGKLDHPLVIELLEEHIKDMRSISPPESKHALDLVGLSADDISFWTIWNEHGEVMGCGALKALDDKHAEIKSMRTSLKFRSQGVAAFMLEHLISEAKMKGFECIQLETGAMDFFKPAHRLYAKYGFEQCGPFANYREDPLSLFMLLNLN
- a CDS encoding DUF975 family protein, with product MSVSEIFKETKKSLDGKWGIAIAAFLVYLIITLGMQAIPVIGNIASLALSGPLAVGLCIFNLALIRNQNPSISLLFKGFDLFLPSMWTYLAIILIVFLGSLIFGGFLIISLMPYTDLASLENIEPEELYHLLFNGAPLAVILIFFIIAFLFHLHISQAYFLVAEKKIGGFKPLGLSSKIMKGHKMSLFIILLVFGLASAILLTITFGFGIIVIGPFTLAALAIFYDKINPQENYESNNLDLS
- a CDS encoding DUF975 family protein encodes the protein MSITSIFDETKQAMQGKWGLAIGAFVVFLLITFGMQMVPFIGSLASIILSGPLSVGLCVFYLALVRNDELKLELLFEGFNKFKESLLTYLAIFAIAIVFLAIMGTVLFITGASSVFSLFSNLDSAQPDAILNLMTSGAFSGSLLVTFILATIFQLHVSQAYYLVAEENLSGFQALKESSRIMNGYKLKLFGLFLIMGIAGTILTIITFGLGLLLVAPFSLSALAIFYDKINPKNEFAEVIA